AAAAACAATATGATGCCAACCCAAACGAAGACAATGAAGGCTTTGGCGCAGGCTTTGAGGCAGGTATGCACGGGGGTATTGAAAGAGAAGCTTTAAAAGAGATGGTTAGAAATAGAAAACTAACCGAATTACAGGTAAAACAAATCTATTATGGCAACTGGCTTCGCGATTATTCTCAAATTATTTTAGAAAGCAGTATTAGGCTTGAAAAACCGGATATTGACAAAATAAAGCAAAGTGGGATAAAGCATCTTAACAGCCTGCTGAAAATGAATCCTTACAAAGTATCTCATGAGGGTTTGATAAAACTTTTAGAAATATTGGCCGCCAAAGAATTTGTGTTTGGCTCTGATAAATTCACTCCTAATTATCAAGATCATGTAAAGGTTTTTCAAAAAGATTATGGTGGGCTTACCAAAGATATTTTGGGAATCTATCGTCCTGAAGAACACATAGACAATCCAAAAGATTTAAATGATTTTAGCAGTCTGAGTATTTCTTTTCAGTATGAATACGCAAAAGGGCAGTACATTATGAAAAAGCTCTATGCAGGAGAAGACCCTAAATCACTAGTGTTAAATGACCTTAATGTAAAAAATTATATAGCGACAAAAGATACTCCTGATCCTTTAAGACCAACAGCAGATGCATATATGTTTCAACAAATAAAACTGGCGGTTCAATATGGTAAAAACAAAGACGGTTTCAGGCATTTGGGTGCCGCTTTTCATGTGTTGGAAGACTTTTTTTCACACACTAATTTTGTAGAAATTTCGTTGATAAAAGCAGGAAGTTTGCTACTGGACCAAAACAAAAATAGTACCTTAGGAAAAAATCTTTTGTTGGTATATCCATGGGTAGAAGGCAAACAGGGTCAGGATTACAGTACGATTCCTATAGTAACAGGTAAGTTTTTGTTAGACGATACCATGGCAAGCGTATTACCTAAAGTAGGCGAAAAAATGTTTCCTGTTGGAATACAGGATTATGTACAAAGAAAACCTGGGGACAGGACATTTCAGGATGCTTTTATACTCACCCTTTTAGAGGATTTATCAAAAGGACAGCAGTCTGATGGTCTGGAAAAATATCCGGTGTATATGGGAATGAAGGCCTCTGAAATATTGACTATGTATCAAAATTATTTAAAATTAATTGATGCGAAAGCAGCGGCAGTAGAATTTATTGGCTGGCCGGCGAGAATAATAGACAGGGGACTAAGCTATATGGGAGATTGTTTAACAACATTTAATAATATTGCATATAATTTATTTCTGGGTTCTGCAGATGATGATCTTAAAATAGAACAGACCGAACACAGTAATAAAAACTATGGTACCGACCCAACCCATACCCAAATTGCCAAAGATGCCCTTAATCATCCACTTAATCCTTTAGCGGCTGAGCTAGCCAAAATTGCAGTACAGGATGTTGCCGAAAAAATTCTGGAGATCTGGAAAACAAATAGCGATCCCACAGGAGAACAGCTTGCCAAATATGTAATAAACAAATATACGATACACCCAGTTTACCAGGCTGCTGACTGGGCGAATCAAACAGTTAACAAATGGAGTAATCAAAATAAAGATATTATACCAAGACTTCAAAGTGCTACTCTGTATGAACATGCCGAACAGGTAACCGAAAGAGTGATCAGCAACAAAAAAGTGCAGGAAATTTTAAACTATTTTAAATGAAACAATTAGCAATCATACTATTGAGTACTATACTCATGCAATGTCAAACCCCAAAAAAAGAACTCATGCCTGGAACCGAATTTTACATCAGCGAACATAGTATTACTTATAGAAATAATGAGTTACCTTTTGGTAAACCAATAGCCGAATGGATAAAGGTTTTTGGTAAATATGACAGAATATTTCAAACAACTATTTATATATGGGATGATTTGGGAATATATGTTTCTGAATCAGAAAAAAATACTGACATTGACGAACTCCATATATTCTTTATGAATCTCGACAGTCCTTTGGGACAGATGGGAAAACTAGAAGAAGCAAAAGGAAGAGTATCCGTAGCATTTATAAAAGAAAAAGATAAAAAAACAGGATGGTTTACTTCAGATGCGGATTACGCAGATATGGAAAAAAGTGAGACTGTAGGATCCGAAGCGCCAAAAAACTTCATTTATCCGTTTAAAATTTATTCAAAATCCTTAAATATAGAAGGTGCAGAAGTAAAAGCAGGGATGAAAGTATCTGATATTAATAAAAAAAGAGAAGAGGCAGATTTACCTGTCATCAAATATTATGATGCAGATCTTAATTCGAATCATGAAGACGGTTCAACGACTACTTTGTCAAATGGTTATTTCACTACTTTTAATGGTTTCCTGACTCCTGATGAACAAGCAAAAGCAGATTTTTATAACATCATGTACCGCCAGACCGAAGGTGAAATAGAATATATTCGTATTGTACATGATAAAGGACAGGAATATTATAAATATTAATTTTAACTTCTTTTAGTAGGATTTTAGTACAATACCAATAAAAAATTCATGAAAGAACAAGTAAAATACTTTGCAAAAATAACATCTGTAGCAGTTTTCAGTTTTATAAAAGTTAATTCATTAGGAGCAGTTAATACTTTAATTTGCTGTGTAATTGGATCTTTTTTATTGTCCGCAAATGTTGGTCATGCAGCACATACTAATTCCGGAGCACTACTACTATTAGTCTTTTTTACCAGTAAACCTGTTGGAACAACCTTGCTTGTCCTAATTTTTTTCGCACCTTTTTTATATATGCTACTTGGAAACAAATACATTATAAGTAAAATTATACATCGCTTGATAAAAGATAAGTCAGAGAGCATAATTACTCCATTATTAGATACAGTATTAACAAAATTCAAAAACAATCAACCTGATGGTTTAAAAAAAGGAGCCGATTTAGGATTAGCCAAAATTAAACTTTTAGATCAGGTAAAATCAGAAACCGATAATAAATGGTTGAAAAAAGTATTGTCATTTGGATTAAAAAAAATAAAATTGGACGATGTCGATTTAAGTCAGGATAATATTGACTTGAAAGATATTATAAAAACGAAAACAATAACTGCACTACATAATAGTACCGAACCTAGCAGAAAAGGTATTTTAGCAATTTTAATTTTACAATGGATTTTTCTATTAATGATTTGGATAATTAAACTTTGATTTTTTTATAAAATCTAAGTAAAAGCAAATTTGCCCTTCTTCAAATATTATGATCCAGATCTTAATTCGAAAAATTAGACGGCTCAACTACTACTTTGTCAAATGGTTATTTCACTACTTTTAATGGTTTCCTGATTCCCGAAGAACAAGCCAAAGAAGATTTTTATAAATTATGTACCGGTCAGACTAAAAATGCAAATGACATTGTGAAAAACCGATTTATATCAGCGAACATAGTATTACTTATAAAACAGGAGTCGCCATACATTAAAAAAGGGTTTAGCTTTAATTAAAAAAAGCTAAACCCTTTAGTTTAAACTATTACCGCAGGAATATTATTCCCCACTAATATGAAGTTCACTAAACTCTTTATCTACAATTAAAAAATGATTTGCTTCTAAAGTAAGTGGATCAAATTCAACTTTTTCATTGTCAATTTCTATTTCAGTAACCTTAAACGGCAGTCCAATTAAATTAATTTTGTATTTACTGTATGGTGTATCATATTTACCTTCCTTATGCAATTGAACAATAAGTTCTTTTTCTTTTCCAATAGTTCTGAAAGATAAAAAGCTGTAACGTCCTTTTTTATAATCATATCCGTCTTGTGCGTCCTCGTAAACTACTGATTTCTCTTTACCGTTTTTATAATATAAATCAAGAGTTAATTCATCAAATTCTAATTCCCCAACATATTGCTGAACCGGATATTTCGGAATAATAGACCCAGCCTTTACGAAAACCGGAATTTCATCAAACTTAGAGTCAACCCAAACTTCACGGCCTCCTGTTGCAAATTCATTTGTCCAATAGTTGTACCATTCCCCTCTTGGAATATACATACGTCTTCCTACTGCATTAGGCTCTAAAATCGGGCAGACTAAAATATGATTTCCGAAGATAAATTCGTCATTGCGGTAATGGGTCTGCGTATCATCCTGATCGTAGTATACCAAAGGTTTTAGCATAGGAATCCCTTCTTCGATATACTGCCAGAACATCGTGTATAAATAAGGTAATAACTGGTAACGAAGACTCACAAATTTTCGGGTAATATTTATCACCTCTTCATCAAAAGCCCATGGTTCCTGATTTCCGTGATCTCCTGAAGAATGTGTTCTACAAAACGGATGAAAAACACCTAACTGAATCCAGCGCGCATATAATTCGCCTGTTGGCTGTTCTGCAAATCCGCCAATATCAGAACCAGTAAAACCCATTCCGGAAATACTCATACGCTGTACCTGAATATTCGCAATCCATAAATGTTCCCAGGTTGCTACGTTATCACCAGTCCATGAAGACGTGTAACGCTGAGCACCCGAATAAGCTGATCTTGTAATGACGAATGGACGCTTTGGATATACAAATCGTTTCACACCATGATAAGTAGCTCTCGCCATTTGAGTACCGTAAATATTATGTGCTTTTCTGTGACTGCAAGGGTTTCCGTCATAAACGTGACGAACATCCATGGGGAAAGTTTTATTCGGAACTTCCATAACGGCAGGTTCGTTCATATCATTCCACACTCCTTTTACCCCAATGTCTGAAATTAATTCTTTGAATAATCCTGCCCACCATTCCCTTACTACAGGATTGGTATAATCCGGAAAATTACATTCACCCGGCCATACTTTTCCTTTCATGTAAGGCCCGTCGGCTCTTTTACAGAAGTAGTCTTTTTCAAGACCTTCCTGATAAACCCAGTAATTTTTATCTATTTTGATTCCCGGGTCAATGATTACTATCGTTTTAAAGCCATCTTCGGCCAATTCAGCAACCATTTTCTTTGGATCGGGGAAATAATCCTTATTCCATGTAAAACATCGAAAACCGTCCATATAATCAATGTCCAGATAAATGGCATCACAAGGGATTTTAAGTTCCCTGAATTTTGAAGTGATTTCTTTTACTTTGCTTTCCGGATAATAACTCCATTTACATTGGTGGTATCCTAAAACCCAAAGCGGCGGCAATTCCGGTTTTCCGGTCAAATCGGTATAAGTGGTAACTACATCCTGCATTTGAGGTCCGTAAACAAAATAATAGTTCATCTCCCCTCCTTCACTCCAAAAACTGGTCACGTTTCTTCTTTCCTGACAAAAGTCAAAAAAAGTACGGAATGTATTATCAAAGAAAATCCCGTAAGATTGTTTATTGTGAAGACCTATGTAAAAAGGAACTACCTTATACAAAGGCTCCTGATCTTTATGATAGGCGTATTGGTCGGTAGCAAAATTTTCTACTCTTTTTCCTTTTAAATTCATTTGAGTAGCTTTATCGCCAAGGCCGTAAAAACATTCACCATCTTTTGATGATTTACTCATTTTTACAATATTTCCGCCATATTCATAGCTTTCTTCCCAATGAAAACCAAGTTCGTCTTCGAGAATCAAAAAGTCGTTTAAATCATAAATCGACAAACGAAGATCTGCCTTTTTAATTTTGCATTTTACTTTGCTGGTCCTGATTTCAAAATGATTCTCTTCTTCGGTAACATTCAGAAAATTATAACCGTGCAGCTGGCTTTTATCAATAGCATACGAAAAATCATTACTAAAATAGCCTTTTGTAGTAAAACGAAAACGAATTAAACTGTCCCTGAGAATAGTGACTTTTAAGATTACGTTATTATCTGTATTAAAAGAAATGGAATCGCCTTCATGTTCATACGAAACTACTTTTGACGGAAATAAATTACCCTTGTATTCTAGTGCGGTATTTGTAATCATATGACTAATGGATTAAATTTAATGCTGCTGCCTTTAGTTTCAAACTTACAAAAAAACTTAGTAATACGCTATGAATAAAAGGTTTATTAACGAAAACGTTTTTTCTGACTGAGTGATAATTTAGGTATTAAAAAAACATCAATTCAGTAATTTAGAACCTTAAAATTAAAAAAATCACAGCACGCTGACAGCTATACTTTTTATACAAAAGAATAAACCGTAACACTTAATGGAGGCAAAGTTAATTCCACTGAAAAATCTCTTCCATCATAAGGATAAGATTCTATTTTCAAAGTTCTCGGATTACTTACTCCACTTCCGCTATAAACAGGAGAATCAGTATTGAAAATTTCTTTTAATTTTCCTTTCTGAGGAATTCCAATTCTATAATTCTCACGAACAACCTGAGTAAGATTACAAACAATAATCAAATTTTCCTGAGGATTATTTCCTTTTCGGATATACGATATAACAGCATTTTGATGATCTGAATAGTTGATCCATTCAAAACCTTCCCCGCTAAATTGTTTTTCATATAAAGCAGGCTGTGATTTGTAAAACTGATTCAAATCGGTAATAATCTTTTTTATTCCTGAATGATAGTCATATTGTAATAAATGCCAGTCCAGACTATTCTCAAAATTCCATTCGGCAGTTTGTCCAAATTCAGATCCCATAAACAATAATTTGGTTCCGGGATGCGTAAACATATAGCCGTATAGCAGTCTTAAATTGGCAAATTTCTGCCATTCATCGCCTGGCATTTTATATACAATAGATTGCTTTCCGTAAACCACTTCGTCATGTGAAAAAGGCAGCATGAAATTTTCGGTAAAAGCATAGGTCATCGAAAAAGTCAGATCGTTTTGATGGTATTTCCTGTAAACCGTTTCTTTTTGAAAATATTTTAAAGTATCGTGCATCCATCCCATCATCCATTTCATTCCAAAACCTAAACCTCCGGTAAATGTTGGCCTTGAAACCATCGGAAAAGAAGTGCTTTCTTCTGCAATCGTTTGAACTCCTTCAAAATTAGCATAAATCACTTCATTAAATTCCTTCAGAAAACTGATGGTTTCTAAATTTTCATTTCCTCCGTAAATATTCGGTTCCCATTCACCATCTTTTCTGGAATAATCCAAATACAGCATCGAAGCTACAGCATCAACACGCAAACCATCAACATGATAATTTTGAAGCCAAAAAACAGCATTACTGATCAGAAAAGCCCTGACTTCATTACGTCCGTAATTAAAAACAAGGCTCTTCCAGTCGGGATGATACCCCTTTCTGCGATCCGGATGTTCATATAAATGGGAGCCATCAAAAAAACCTAAACCGTGAGCATCATCAGGAAAATGTGACGGAACCCAGTCGAGAATCACTCCAATACCCGCCTCATGCAGTTTATCAACCAAAACCATAAAATCCTGAGGCTTGCCGAAACGGGAAGTTGGGGCAAAATAACCAACTAGCTGATAACCCCATGAAGGATCATATGGATACTCCATAACGGGCATAAATTCTACGTGCGTAAAACCTGTTTCTTTAACATAAACAACCAAATCGTCAGCGAGTTCCAGATAGGTTAAGAACTTGTTGTCATTACCCCGTTTCCAGGATCCTAAATGTACTTCGTAAACCGAATAAGGTTTATCTAAAGCATTATGTTCCTGACGTGACTGCATCCACTTTTCGTCTTTCCAGTTATAATCCAGATCCCAGACTACAGAAGCTGTATGAGGCGGTTTTTCGCAGTATAAAGAGAAAGGATCTGCTTTTTCAGTTACAACTCCGTTAATATTAGACTGGATTTTATACTTATAAATAGCTCCTTTATCTAAATTGGGAATAAAGCCTTCCCAAATACCGGAAGAATCCCAACGCACCTGAAGCATGTGTTCACCCTGAGTCCAGTAATTAAAATCACCTACAACTGAAACAGATTGAGCAGTTGGCGCCCAAACAGCAAAATATACTCCTTTTACGCCACCTACTTCGATTAAGTGTGCACCGAGTTTTTCATATAACTTAAAGTGTTTTCCGGCTTTGAATAAGTCGATATCAAAATCAGTAAATAGGGAATGCGTAATAACGTTGGACATATTTTAATTAGTAATTAGTGACTAGTACTTAGTAATTAGTTGTTTTTTAGTTTTGATAATAGTTTTTAGTCTTTTGTGATTATTACAAAGTATACTCTTTACTAATCACAAAAGACTAAGGACTAAAAATTAATCTATCCTGAAATTATCCGGAAGAATGGCTCCTTTTTTAATAACAACAATTCCATCTTTAATTGTATACAATTCATTTGTAAAATTTTCCAGATGAGTACCTCCGTTGATGTGGACATTGTTACCAATACGTACATTTTTATCAACTAAAGCATTTTTAATAAAACAGTTCTCTCCTATTCCGATTTGGATTTTATTGTTCAGGGAATCCTGATTCATCTCATCAATATCCTGATAAAAATCGTTACCCATAACATATGAGTGCTGGATTACTGTTCCGTCTCCAATTCTGGAACGAATTCCAATTACAGATTTTGATATTTCGTTTGCATTGATAATGCACCCCTCAGAAATTAAAGACTGATTTATATTCGAGTTTCTGTATTTTGAAGGAGGAAGTAATCTCGGACGTGTAAAAATTTTGCTGTAGTTGTCAAACAGGTTAAACTCAGGAATATCGTCTGTAAGACCAATATTTGCTTCGAAAAAAGAATCAATGTTTCCTATATCTGTCCAGTAGCCTTCATATTGGTAGCTAAGTATCTTATGCTTGCCTACTGCCTGCGGAATGATTTCTTTTCCAAAATCCTTGGTATCCGGATCCGCCATCAATTCCTCCAATAACTGACGGTTAAAAATATATATTCCCATAGAAGCCAGGTACTTTTTACCTTTTTCCTGCATTTGTTCGCTCACTTCAGATTCCCATTCCGGCAAAAGCGAAGCGTGTGGCTTTTCGATAAAAGCTTCAATACAACTTTCATTGTTTGCTTTAAGAATTCCAAAATCCGGTGCATCTTTTGCATTAACCGGCAAAGTAGCGATAGAAATAGGAGCACCAGATGCGATATGGGCATCCAGCATCTCGTTGAAATCCATCTGATATAACTGATCACCGGATAAAATCAGAGCATATTCAAAATCATGTTTTACGAAATGTGACATACACTGACGAACAGCATCAGCAGTACCCTGAAACCAGGTTGGATTATCAGGGGTTTGTTCAGCAGCCAAAATATCTACAAAAGATTCACTAAAAATACTGAAATTAAATGTGTTTTTAATATGCGCATTCAGAGAAGCCGAGTTGAACTGTGTCAATACAAATATTTTAAAAATATCAGAATTGATACAATTTGATATTGGAATATCAACTAATCTGTATTTTCCACCAATAGGAACGGCAGGTTTAGACCTCGTTTCTGTTAACGGATACAAACGCGATCCCTGACCACCCCCTAAAATAATTGCAACTACTCCTTTTTTGTTAACTTTCATTTTTCTGAATTATTTGGTTATATGTTTCGATGTATTCTTGGCAAACTCTTTCCCAGGAATGATCTGTAGCCATTCCTTTTTTTATTATTTTATCAAACCCGCTTTTATCATCATACAGATTTACAGCACGATTAATGGAATAACAGACATCCTCAACCGACGCCTGATCGTGACAAATTCCGTTCCCATCATCACCAAAATCAATTACGGTATCTTTCAAACCTCCTGTTCTTCTTACAATCGGAACCGTTCCGTAACGCAATGCATACATTTGGTTTAATCCGCAGGGTTCTACTCTTGAAGGCATTAATATAAAATCAGAACCTGCATAAATTAAATGGGCCAGTTCTTCATTATAACCAATGAAAACATTGTAATTTCCTTTGTAATTGTCTCGTAACTGCAATAATTGCATTTCAATATCAGGATTTCCAGATCCTAAAATCAGGATATTGATGTTTTTAAAATGTTCAGAAAGCGCTATTGCTGCAGCCTGAGGCAAAAGATCGCCGCCCTTTTCATCAAATAATCTTCCAATAAAACTAAACAAAGGTTTTGAGGGATCTAACTCAAATCGTTCACATAGCTTCTCCTTGTTTTTTTGTTTTCCTAATTCAAAATTATCAATCGAATAATGGGATTCCAGCATTTTATCTGTGAAAGGATTCCAAACTTCAATATCTATTCCGTTTAAGATTCCTTTTGATTTGCTTCGTACTTTATTAAATAATGATTCCAGTCCGTTTGCTGAAACATTAATTTCATCCAGATAACTCGGAGAAACTGTTGTCACAGCATCAGCACATTTAACGGCTACTGCCAGTGAATTCAAGCAATTATCCCATTCCAGAAAACCTGCATGACGCACATCAAATTCAGGGATATAATGCATTTTATCGTGACCAAACCATCCCTGATACAATCCGTTATGAATAGTGATAACAGTTCGGACCTTACTTAAAACTTCATATTTATAACTGAACTGCAGCATAAACGGAATCAGTCCCGTATGGTGATCGTGGCAGTTGATGACGTCTGGAATTATATTCTCAGCCAGAATCCAGTCTAAAGTAGCAATCTGAAAAGATATAAAACGTTCGATATCGTCTTCATATCCATAAACATTC
The Flavobacterium flavigenum genome window above contains:
- a CDS encoding glycoside hydrolase family 31 protein, with amino-acid sequence MITNTALEYKGNLFPSKVVSYEHEGDSISFNTDNNVILKVTILRDSLIRFRFTTKGYFSNDFSYAIDKSQLHGYNFLNVTEEENHFEIRTSKVKCKIKKADLRLSIYDLNDFLILEDELGFHWEESYEYGGNIVKMSKSSKDGECFYGLGDKATQMNLKGKRVENFATDQYAYHKDQEPLYKVVPFYIGLHNKQSYGIFFDNTFRTFFDFCQERRNVTSFWSEGGEMNYYFVYGPQMQDVVTTYTDLTGKPELPPLWVLGYHQCKWSYYPESKVKEITSKFRELKIPCDAIYLDIDYMDGFRCFTWNKDYFPDPKKMVAELAEDGFKTIVIIDPGIKIDKNYWVYQEGLEKDYFCKRADGPYMKGKVWPGECNFPDYTNPVVREWWAGLFKELISDIGVKGVWNDMNEPAVMEVPNKTFPMDVRHVYDGNPCSHRKAHNIYGTQMARATYHGVKRFVYPKRPFVITRSAYSGAQRYTSSWTGDNVATWEHLWIANIQVQRMSISGMGFTGSDIGGFAEQPTGELYARWIQLGVFHPFCRTHSSGDHGNQEPWAFDEEVINITRKFVSLRYQLLPYLYTMFWQYIEEGIPMLKPLVYYDQDDTQTHYRNDEFIFGNHILVCPILEPNAVGRRMYIPRGEWYNYWTNEFATGGREVWVDSKFDEIPVFVKAGSIIPKYPVQQYVGELEFDELTLDLYYKNGKEKSVVYEDAQDGYDYKKGRYSFLSFRTIGKEKELIVQLHKEGKYDTPYSKYKINLIGLPFKVTEIEIDNEKVEFDPLTLEANHFLIVDKEFSELHISGE
- a CDS encoding glycogen synthase; translation: MKIFHLSAECYPMAKVGGLADVVGALPKYQQNAGHQVRVVVPAYDTKFKHENDFETVHSGNVVLGNFIFPYNVLKETTDKLGYELYLIEIKDLFDRPNVYGYEDDIERFISFQIATLDWILAENIIPDVINCHDHHTGLIPFMLQFSYKYEVLSKVRTVITIHNGLYQGWFGHDKMHYIPEFDVRHAGFLEWDNCLNSLAVAVKCADAVTTVSPSYLDEINVSANGLESLFNKVRSKSKGILNGIDIEVWNPFTDKMLESHYSIDNFELGKQKNKEKLCERFELDPSKPLFSFIGRLFDEKGGDLLPQAAAIALSEHFKNINILILGSGNPDIEMQLLQLRDNYKGNYNVFIGYNEELAHLIYAGSDFILMPSRVEPCGLNQMYALRYGTVPIVRRTGGLKDTVIDFGDDGNGICHDQASVEDVCYSINRAVNLYDDKSGFDKIIKKGMATDHSWERVCQEYIETYNQIIQKNES
- the glgB gene encoding 1,4-alpha-glucan branching protein GlgB gives rise to the protein MSNVITHSLFTDFDIDLFKAGKHFKLYEKLGAHLIEVGGVKGVYFAVWAPTAQSVSVVGDFNYWTQGEHMLQVRWDSSGIWEGFIPNLDKGAIYKYKIQSNINGVVTEKADPFSLYCEKPPHTASVVWDLDYNWKDEKWMQSRQEHNALDKPYSVYEVHLGSWKRGNDNKFLTYLELADDLVVYVKETGFTHVEFMPVMEYPYDPSWGYQLVGYFAPTSRFGKPQDFMVLVDKLHEAGIGVILDWVPSHFPDDAHGLGFFDGSHLYEHPDRRKGYHPDWKSLVFNYGRNEVRAFLISNAVFWLQNYHVDGLRVDAVASMLYLDYSRKDGEWEPNIYGGNENLETISFLKEFNEVIYANFEGVQTIAEESTSFPMVSRPTFTGGLGFGMKWMMGWMHDTLKYFQKETVYRKYHQNDLTFSMTYAFTENFMLPFSHDEVVYGKQSIVYKMPGDEWQKFANLRLLYGYMFTHPGTKLLFMGSEFGQTAEWNFENSLDWHLLQYDYHSGIKKIITDLNQFYKSQPALYEKQFSGEGFEWINYSDHQNAVISYIRKGNNPQENLIIVCNLTQVVRENYRIGIPQKGKLKEIFNTDSPVYSGSGVSNPRTLKIESYPYDGRDFSVELTLPPLSVTVYSFV
- a CDS encoding HET-C-related protein, whose translation is MSRTRYVKGKITEITGGTNTIYAKSGIKFISEKKIEMSAPETTYGEPEKYVPPPVKIIESNYKLNSTYAHEQLVSLAKQLDELPFMFFMVGVFGNEIEASALSKLYRGLSDGTIKVPEIVVTRTPMNGRKANYSNYQKKILVWEHFIDLAIKDNDVRAELMAALVEEYGHHIDNLLRTELATNGIKDTDYIDEGAKFAYALFNFDIFNEKQLCFATVETSNFAGELIVDFSELHTELKEYVNEEKQYDANPNEDNEGFGAGFEAGMHGGIEREALKEMVRNRKLTELQVKQIYYGNWLRDYSQIILESSIRLEKPDIDKIKQSGIKHLNSLLKMNPYKVSHEGLIKLLEILAAKEFVFGSDKFTPNYQDHVKVFQKDYGGLTKDILGIYRPEEHIDNPKDLNDFSSLSISFQYEYAKGQYIMKKLYAGEDPKSLVLNDLNVKNYIATKDTPDPLRPTADAYMFQQIKLAVQYGKNKDGFRHLGAAFHVLEDFFSHTNFVEISLIKAGSLLLDQNKNSTLGKNLLLVYPWVEGKQGQDYSTIPIVTGKFLLDDTMASVLPKVGEKMFPVGIQDYVQRKPGDRTFQDAFILTLLEDLSKGQQSDGLEKYPVYMGMKASEILTMYQNYLKLIDAKAAAVEFIGWPARIIDRGLSYMGDCLTTFNNIAYNLFLGSADDDLKIEQTEHSNKNYGTDPTHTQIAKDALNHPLNPLAAELAKIAVQDVAEKILEIWKTNSDPTGEQLAKYVINKYTIHPVYQAADWANQTVNKWSNQNKDIIPRLQSATLYEHAEQVTERVISNKKVQEILNYFK
- a CDS encoding glucose-1-phosphate adenylyltransferase, yielding MKVNKKGVVAIILGGGQGSRLYPLTETRSKPAVPIGGKYRLVDIPISNCINSDIFKIFVLTQFNSASLNAHIKNTFNFSIFSESFVDILAAEQTPDNPTWFQGTADAVRQCMSHFVKHDFEYALILSGDQLYQMDFNEMLDAHIASGAPISIATLPVNAKDAPDFGILKANNESCIEAFIEKPHASLLPEWESEVSEQMQEKGKKYLASMGIYIFNRQLLEELMADPDTKDFGKEIIPQAVGKHKILSYQYEGYWTDIGNIDSFFEANIGLTDDIPEFNLFDNYSKIFTRPRLLPPSKYRNSNINQSLISEGCIINANEISKSVIGIRSRIGDGTVIQHSYVMGNDFYQDIDEMNQDSLNNKIQIGIGENCFIKNALVDKNVRIGNNVHINGGTHLENFTNELYTIKDGIVVIKKGAILPDNFRID